In Arthrobacter sp. PAMC25284, a single genomic region encodes these proteins:
- a CDS encoding 30S ribosomal protein bS22 yields the protein MGSVIKKRRKRMAKKKHRKLLRKTRHQRRNKK from the coding sequence GTGGGTTCAGTTATTAAGAAGCGTCGCAAGCGTATGGCCAAGAAGAAGCACCGCAAGCTGCTTCGCAAGACGCGCCACCAGCGCCGCAATAAGAAGTAG
- a CDS encoding TrkH family potassium uptake protein — translation MTQSPSRSSNPASWHPGATEREGLWIFTRIRDVVDGIANSSPARLALTTFGVVILIFTALLSLPASSATGDVTPIHQALFTAVSAVCVTGLTVVSTAVHWSFFGQLIILIAIFVGGLGTLTLASLLALMVSKKLGVRGKLIAQEAMNNAGRLGEVGTLLRIVILTSITIEGVLAVFLVPRFLALNEGFGLAAWHGVFYAISAFNNAGFTPHSDGIVPYETDLWILIPLMVGVFLGSLGFPVVMGLHQSGLRWKTWSLHTKLTIQVSLILLAAGTVLWGLLEWNNVRTIGTMSLGDKVTHSLFASVMTRSGGFNLVDQNQMDTATMLLTDALMFAGGGSASTAGGIKVTTIAVMFLAIVAEARGDADVKIYGRTIPEGTMRVAISVIVAGATLVSVSSLLLLQISGATLDRVLFEAISAFATCGLSTNLSAELPPAGVYILTALMFAGRVGTVTLAAALALRQRRQLYHYPEERPIIG, via the coding sequence ATGACGCAGAGTCCGTCGAGGTCATCGAACCCGGCAAGCTGGCACCCCGGTGCAACGGAGCGTGAAGGCCTCTGGATTTTCACCCGGATCCGCGACGTTGTGGACGGCATTGCCAACAGTTCACCGGCCCGTTTGGCGCTGACGACCTTCGGCGTGGTCATCTTGATCTTCACGGCTCTGCTCTCGCTCCCGGCTTCCTCCGCCACCGGCGACGTCACGCCCATCCACCAGGCACTCTTCACTGCGGTGTCGGCGGTGTGCGTGACGGGCCTGACCGTCGTCTCCACCGCAGTTCACTGGTCTTTTTTCGGGCAACTCATCATCCTGATCGCTATTTTCGTTGGCGGCCTGGGCACCCTGACGCTCGCGTCGTTGCTGGCGTTGATGGTCAGCAAGAAACTCGGCGTGCGCGGCAAGCTCATCGCCCAGGAGGCGATGAACAACGCGGGCCGGCTCGGCGAAGTCGGCACCCTGCTGCGGATCGTGATCCTGACCTCCATCACTATCGAGGGGGTCCTCGCGGTCTTCCTGGTGCCGCGCTTCCTTGCCCTTAATGAGGGCTTCGGGCTGGCGGCCTGGCATGGCGTCTTCTACGCGATCTCAGCCTTTAACAATGCCGGCTTCACGCCGCATTCGGATGGCATCGTCCCGTATGAGACCGATCTGTGGATCCTCATCCCGCTGATGGTCGGCGTCTTCTTAGGGAGCCTGGGGTTCCCGGTCGTGATGGGGCTGCACCAGAGCGGGCTGCGGTGGAAAACCTGGAGCCTGCACACCAAACTCACCATCCAGGTCTCCCTCATCCTGCTCGCCGCAGGGACGGTGCTGTGGGGGCTGCTGGAGTGGAACAATGTGCGGACCATCGGCACGATGAGCCTTGGCGACAAGGTCACGCATTCGCTGTTCGCCTCCGTAATGACCCGGTCCGGCGGTTTCAACCTGGTGGACCAAAACCAGATGGACACCGCGACCATGCTGCTGACCGACGCCCTGATGTTCGCTGGCGGCGGCTCCGCATCAACGGCAGGCGGCATCAAGGTCACCACCATCGCCGTGATGTTCCTGGCGATCGTAGCCGAAGCCCGCGGCGACGCCGACGTGAAGATCTATGGCCGGACGATCCCCGAGGGCACCATGCGGGTGGCCATCTCGGTCATCGTCGCCGGCGCCACCCTGGTCTCCGTCTCTTCCCTGCTGTTGTTACAAATCAGCGGGGCTACGCTGGACCGGGTGCTGTTCGAGGCGATTTCCGCGTTTGCCACGTGCGGGCTGAGTACCAATCTCAGCGCCGAACTCCCGCCGGCGGGGGTCTATATCCTCACCGCCCTGATGTTTGCCGGCCGCGTTGGAACTGTCACCCTCGCGGCGGCACTGGCCCTGCGCCAGCGCCGCCAGCTGTACCACTACCCGGAAGAGAGACCCATCATTGGCTAG
- a CDS encoding acetoin utilization protein AcuC yields MTFLPGLAETPLPTTVVWDPAMTAYNFGHGHPMAPERMELTARLAGSLGLLDLAGVSVAAPDVATDEDLCAVHTPEYVAAVRRVSDDPGIPDLVRGLGTEDDPAFAGMHEASARLAGGSLLAAAAILDGSAVRAVNFGGGMHHAAADHASGFCIYNDSALAIQRLLDGGVARVAYIDIDAHHGDGTQNIFWDDPRVLTISLHESGMTLFPGTGFANEIGGPNALGSAVNVALPAGTGDAGWLRAFHAVVPQLVGAFLPEVIVSQHGCDSHRLDPLTHLNISVDGQREAATVIGNLAARYCDNRWLSTGGGGYNVISVVPRSWCHLIAIAAGRPVPLRTPVPEEWRAYVHEKYSVTHGAEAPRLMGDDVDLWWRSWEVGFDPNDGVDRTVMATRKEIFPLYGLDPWFD; encoded by the coding sequence ATGACATTCCTGCCCGGGCTCGCTGAGACCCCGCTGCCAACGACGGTAGTGTGGGATCCCGCCATGACCGCTTACAACTTCGGTCACGGCCACCCGATGGCTCCGGAGCGGATGGAACTCACGGCGCGGTTAGCCGGCAGCCTGGGGTTGCTGGACCTGGCCGGCGTATCAGTGGCGGCCCCGGACGTCGCAACGGACGAGGACCTGTGCGCGGTCCACACCCCCGAGTATGTGGCGGCTGTCCGGCGCGTCAGCGACGACCCCGGCATCCCGGACCTGGTCCGGGGGCTGGGCACCGAGGACGACCCTGCCTTTGCGGGCATGCACGAGGCAAGCGCCCGGCTGGCGGGCGGCTCGCTACTGGCTGCCGCGGCGATTCTTGACGGCAGCGCGGTGCGGGCCGTCAATTTCGGTGGCGGGATGCATCATGCCGCCGCCGACCACGCCAGCGGCTTCTGCATCTATAACGACTCCGCCCTCGCGATTCAGCGGCTGCTCGACGGCGGCGTGGCACGGGTGGCGTATATCGACATCGACGCCCACCACGGCGACGGGACACAGAACATCTTCTGGGACGATCCGCGGGTGCTGACCATTTCCCTGCACGAGTCGGGGATGACATTATTCCCCGGGACCGGGTTCGCCAATGAGATCGGCGGTCCGAATGCGCTCGGCAGCGCGGTGAACGTCGCGCTTCCGGCCGGTACCGGGGATGCGGGCTGGCTGCGGGCGTTCCATGCCGTCGTCCCGCAACTCGTGGGCGCCTTTCTGCCGGAGGTTATAGTCAGCCAGCACGGCTGCGACTCGCACCGGCTTGATCCGCTCACCCATCTGAACATCAGTGTCGACGGTCAGCGCGAGGCTGCCACCGTGATCGGCAATCTCGCCGCCCGTTATTGCGACAACCGTTGGCTTTCCACCGGCGGCGGAGGGTACAACGTCATCAGCGTGGTTCCGCGGTCCTGGTGCCACCTGATCGCTATTGCCGCTGGCCGCCCGGTCCCGCTCCGCACCCCGGTGCCGGAAGAATGGCGTGCGTACGTGCACGAGAAATACAGCGTCACCCACGGTGCGGAGGCCCCCCGTCTGATGGGAGACGACGTCGATCTTTGGTGGCGCTCCTGGGAAGTGGGGTTTGATCCCAACGACGGGGTGGACCGTACTGTGATGGCAACCCGCAAGGAAATCTTCCCGCTCTACGGTCTGGATCCCTGGTTCGACTAG
- a CDS encoding redox-sensing transcriptional repressor Rex: MTSLESSPHAVPGGAGPAKQIPPAAVARLTIYLRALTALLAEGVDRVSSESLAEASGVSPSTLRKDLSHVGSYGTRGVGYDVQYLNRHIAAALGLTHDWKVAIVGAGNLGRALARYGGFESRGFEVVAIFDADQMVVGSEVGWLRVSDAANLEPVLQRTGANMAVLALPAAVAQDVCDRVIAAGVRSILSFAPVVLQVPPGVNLRKVDMATELQILAYHAQRAQDPAGTD, translated from the coding sequence GTGACCTCGCTGGAATCATCCCCGCACGCAGTGCCCGGGGGAGCAGGACCTGCCAAGCAGATTCCGCCCGCGGCCGTAGCCCGGCTGACCATCTATTTGCGCGCCCTGACCGCGCTGCTGGCGGAAGGCGTGGACAGGGTCTCCTCTGAGTCGCTCGCCGAGGCTTCCGGAGTCAGCCCGTCCACCCTTCGGAAAGACCTGTCCCACGTGGGTTCTTACGGGACCCGAGGGGTGGGCTATGACGTCCAGTACCTCAACCGTCACATCGCCGCGGCCCTGGGGCTGACCCACGACTGGAAGGTCGCCATCGTCGGCGCAGGCAACCTCGGCCGTGCCCTGGCGCGGTACGGAGGCTTCGAATCCCGGGGGTTTGAAGTCGTGGCCATTTTTGACGCCGACCAGATGGTGGTGGGCAGTGAAGTGGGCTGGCTGCGGGTCAGCGACGCCGCAAACCTTGAGCCTGTGCTGCAGCGGACCGGCGCGAACATGGCCGTTCTGGCGCTGCCCGCCGCTGTGGCGCAGGATGTCTGCGACCGGGTGATTGCGGCCGGGGTCCGGAGTATCCTCAGCTTTGCGCCGGTTGTTCTTCAAGTGCCGCCGGGCGTGAACCTCCGCAAGGTGGACATGGCGACGGAACTCCAGATCCTCGCCTACCACGCCCAAAGGGCGCAGGACCCGGCTGGCACGGACTGA
- a CDS encoding helix-turn-helix domain-containing protein, with amino-acid sequence MSVEENFSRARFLTVAEVAEVMRVSKMTVYRLVHSGEMPAVRFGRSYRVPENAVEQYLKSAVVEGEHGHSETG; translated from the coding sequence ATGTCTGTGGAGGAAAACTTCTCCAGGGCCCGCTTCCTGACCGTGGCCGAAGTCGCTGAGGTCATGCGGGTGTCCAAGATGACCGTGTACCGACTCGTGCACTCCGGAGAGATGCCTGCCGTGCGTTTTGGCCGCTCCTATCGGGTCCCCGAAAACGCCGTCGAACAGTATCTCAAGAGTGCGGTTGTCGAAGGAGAGCACGGCCACTCGGAAACCGGCTGA
- a CDS encoding glutaredoxin family protein: MATPEIILITKADCHLCADARSSVHRVAQTLGLDWKERSIDDDAALRERYAEEIPVVLVDGIQRDFWKIDEARLERTLRRALEQPS, translated from the coding sequence ATGGCAACGCCAGAGATCATCCTCATCACCAAAGCTGACTGCCACCTCTGCGCGGACGCGCGCTCCTCCGTGCACCGGGTTGCCCAGACCTTGGGCCTGGACTGGAAAGAGCGGTCGATAGACGACGACGCTGCGCTGCGCGAACGTTACGCGGAGGAGATCCCGGTGGTGCTGGTGGATGGCATCCAGCGTGACTTCTGGAAAATTGACGAAGCCCGGCTGGAGCGGACGCTGAGACGGGCCCTCGAACAGCCGTCCTGA